The proteins below come from a single Candidatus Neomarinimicrobiota bacterium genomic window:
- a CDS encoding ABC transporter ATP-binding protein — translation MSEIVLRTHHLTKFFKGRKAVANLDLEVGEGEIFGFLGPNGAGKSTTIRLMLALIKPDAGDVEVLGKSISKFRNEALRGVGALIEEPSFYKNISARKNLQMLANLERLPYRRIDRVLEHVGLMDRGNDRVKTYSHGMKQRLGIGQALLSEPKVLILDEPTTGLDPQGMKEVRELIVNLASGGTTIFLSSHLLHEVEQVCTSMAIINEGKMVTTGKVADLLEKGELFATEIKAFPLDKAQTVLKKLEYVKTVSVVGDTLKVTISSTDLSDLTKTLVENGIQVSAVIPRTSLEDYFLSLTGE, via the coding sequence GTGAGTGAGATTGTTCTTCGAACTCACCATCTGACAAAATTCTTCAAAGGAAGAAAGGCAGTTGCTAATCTCGATCTGGAAGTGGGAGAGGGGGAAATCTTCGGCTTCCTTGGGCCCAACGGTGCGGGAAAGTCCACCACGATCCGGCTCATGCTGGCGCTTATCAAGCCCGATGCGGGTGATGTGGAAGTATTGGGAAAATCCATTTCAAAGTTCCGGAATGAAGCGTTGCGGGGCGTGGGAGCCCTCATTGAAGAGCCGTCGTTTTACAAGAACATTTCGGCAAGGAAGAATCTTCAAATGCTTGCCAATCTGGAACGCCTTCCTTACCGCCGGATTGATCGCGTTTTGGAGCATGTGGGGCTTATGGACCGGGGAAATGACAGGGTCAAGACCTATTCCCACGGTATGAAACAGAGATTGGGAATTGGGCAGGCACTCCTTAGTGAACCGAAAGTGTTGATTCTTGACGAACCTACAACAGGACTCGATCCCCAGGGAATGAAGGAAGTGAGAGAACTCATTGTGAACCTGGCCTCCGGGGGAACAACCATTTTTCTCTCGTCTCACCTTTTGCATGAGGTTGAACAGGTGTGTACCTCTATGGCAATCATCAATGAGGGGAAGATGGTGACTACCGGCAAGGTAGCTGACCTATTGGAAAAAGGGGAGCTATTCGCCACCGAAATCAAGGCGTTTCCCCTGGATAAGGCCCAGACGGTCCTAAAGAAACTTGAATATGTCAAGACTGTCTCTGTAGTGGGAGATACATTAAAGGTGACCATTTCCTCCACGGATCTGTCTGACCTTACAAAAACGCTTGTGGAAAACGGAATTCAGGTGTCGGCTGTTATTCCCAGGACATCATTAGAAGACTACTTTCTTTCATTAACAGGAGAATGA
- the carA gene encoding glutamine-hydrolyzing carbamoyl-phosphate synthase small subunit yields the protein MTGNKPAILVLEDGRTFRGWSFGAQGETSGEVCFNTGMTGYQEILTDPSYTGQIVTMTYPHIGNYGVNDRDVESSRIHVEGFVVREETVTPSNFRATQSIGDYLRAAGIVGIQGVDTRALTRHIRSQGAMNGIISTVDLEESSLLAKLKKVPHMVGLDLVSKVTCEESHTWKGDSSGANGGPHVAAIDYGIKWNILRLLSSHDCRVTVFPGNSGPDDIMAIDPDGILLSNGPGDPAAVSYATNTVKELLGKTPLFGVCLGHQILALALGAKTYKLKFGHHGTNHPVRNVPRKNIEITSQNHGFSVDPDSLPSQVDITHWNLNDNTVEGLGCRDFPAFSVQYHPEAGPGPHDSRYLFREFIDSMRTRQS from the coding sequence ATGACGGGTAACAAGCCTGCCATACTGGTGCTTGAAGATGGCCGGACGTTTCGGGGCTGGAGTTTCGGAGCCCAGGGAGAGACATCAGGCGAGGTCTGTTTCAATACGGGTATGACCGGTTATCAGGAAATACTCACAGACCCTTCATACACGGGTCAGATTGTTACCATGACCTATCCCCACATAGGGAATTACGGTGTGAATGACCGTGACGTTGAATCGTCGCGCATCCATGTGGAAGGATTCGTGGTGCGGGAAGAGACTGTAACGCCCTCCAACTTTCGTGCCACTCAGTCGATAGGGGACTATCTCCGAGCCGCAGGCATCGTGGGAATTCAGGGGGTGGACACCCGGGCTCTCACCCGACATATCAGGAGTCAGGGTGCCATGAATGGCATCATCAGCACGGTCGACCTGGAAGAATCCTCCCTGCTCGCCAAACTGAAGAAAGTCCCCCACATGGTTGGCCTGGATCTTGTCTCAAAAGTCACCTGTGAGGAATCGCATACCTGGAAGGGAGATTCTTCCGGTGCGAACGGTGGTCCTCACGTGGCGGCGATCGATTATGGAATAAAGTGGAACATCCTCCGGCTCCTCTCATCGCACGATTGTCGAGTGACAGTTTTCCCCGGAAATTCTGGACCCGATGACATTATGGCAATTGACCCAGATGGAATCTTGCTGTCAAATGGTCCGGGTGATCCCGCTGCCGTGTCCTACGCCACAAATACCGTGAAGGAGCTTCTTGGGAAAACACCCCTCTTTGGCGTCTGTTTGGGACATCAAATACTCGCTCTCGCTCTGGGAGCGAAAACGTACAAGTTAAAGTTCGGTCACCATGGGACAAATCATCCTGTCAGGAATGTCCCGCGGAAAAACATTGAAATCACGAGTCAGAATCACGGTTTTTCTGTCGATCCGGACTCGCTACCTTCCCAGGTGGACATCACTCACTGGAACTTGAATGACAATACGGTGGAAGGGTTAGGGTGCAGGGACTTCCCCGCTTTTTCTGTTCAGTATCACCCTGAGGCAGGTCCAGGTCCGCACGATTCGCGGTATCTCTTCCGGGAGTTCATCGATTCAATGAGGACGAGGCAATCGTGA